The following coding sequences lie in one Cannabis sativa cultivar Pink pepper isolate KNU-18-1 chromosome 5, ASM2916894v1, whole genome shotgun sequence genomic window:
- the LOC115716425 gene encoding aquaporin PIP1-1-like, which yields MEGKEEDVRLGANKYSERQPIGTSAQTDKDYKEPPPAPLFEPGELSSWSFYRAGIAEFIATFLFLYITVLTVMGVNKSGSKCSTVGIQGIAWAFGGMIFALVYCTAGISGGHINPAVTFGLFLARKLSLTRAVFYIIMQCLGAICGAGVVKGFENASTFERLGGGANVVNAGYTKGDGLGAEIIGTFVLVYTVFSATDAKRNARDSHVPILAPLPIGFAVFLVHLATIPITGTGINPARSLGAAIIFNKDHAWDDHWIFWVGPFIGAALAAVYHQIVIRAIPFKSRA from the exons ATGGAGGGTAAGGAAGAGGATGTTAGGCTGGGAGCTAACAAGTACTCAGAGAGACAACCCATTGGAACATCAGCTCAGACAGACAAAGACTACAAGGAACCACCACCAGCTCCTTTGTTTGAGCCAGGAGAGCTCTCATCATGGTCTTTTTACAGAGCTGGAATTGCAGAGTTCATTGCTACTTTCTTGTTCCTTTACATCACTGTCTTGACTGTAATGGGTGTAAACAAGTCTGGTAGTAAGTGCTCTACTGTGGGAATCCAAGGAATTGCTTGGGCCTTTGGTGGTATGATTTTTGCCCTTGTCTACTGCACTGCTGGTATCTCAG GTGGACACATCAATCCAGCTGTGACTTTTGGACTCTTCTTGGCAAGAAAGCTCTCCCTCACAAGAGCTGTTTTTTACATTATCATGCAGTGCCTTGGTGCCATCTGTGGTGCTGGTGTTGTAAAGGGCTTTGAGAATGCCTCAACTTTTGAAAGGTTGGGAGGTGGAGCTAATGTTGTTAACGCTGGCTACACCAAGGGTGATGGTCTTGGTGCTGAGATTATTGGCACCTTTGTCCTTGTCTACACTGTGTTCTCAGCCACTGATGCCAAGAGAAACGCCAGAGACTCTCATGTCCCT ATCTTGGCTCCTTTGCCAATTGGGTTTGCAGTGTTCTTAGTTCACTTGGCAACTATCCCCATAACTGGAACTGGAATCAACCCTGCAAGGAGTCTTGGAGCTGCAATCATCTTCAACAAGGACCATGCTTGGGATGACCAT TGGATCTTCTGGGTTGGGCCCTTCATTGGAGCTGCTCTTGCTGCTGTATACCACCAGATAGTCATCAGAGCCATTCCTTTCAAGTCCAGGGCTTGA